The following coding sequences are from one Neurospora crassa OR74A linkage group I, whole genome shotgun sequence window:
- a CDS encoding DUF1275 domain-containing protein: protein MTTSPSLPPSPNTQTVDPSHTLAEFRCPKYSCHQPSKSSSASQQSLASRTWAYLNEDVVPSTFAEIQLLLLTFCIGLQDAVSFPDFHCFASNQTGNTVFLLLAAALPEFNPSMFITANIATSLGFFLGSAYLTGQLGHLIGPRRRFWLLVTNTIQTTLVFIAAALQFGSYHTNAPGKLLFESGSIDTMEAVTGTRTLVCIALLASAAGSQVVLSRSLNMTEISTAMATAAWVDLVIDKRLMSRPLKENRGRNRRVAFLVSLAVGSLVGACIYRWVGSAVAVTVSGGGKAVVGGMFLFSRGEKRERVGDVEGGKFLSGGACGGDEKKSGKECVNGKEAEGSGSGSDSEAEMGPASGRVDGNV, encoded by the exons AtgacaacatcaccatcattaCCACCATCGCCAAACACCCAGACGGTTGACCCGAGTCATACACTTGCTGAGTTCCGGTGTCCGAAATATTCATGTCATCAACCGAgcaaatcatcatcagcatcccAGCAGTCCCTTGCTTCAAGAACATGGGCATACCTCAATGAGGATGTCGTGCCTTCAACCTTTGCCGAGAttcaacttcttcttttgacATTTTGTATCGGGTTACAAG ACGCAGTCTCCTTCCCCGACTTCCACTGCTTCGCCTCCAACCAAACCGGCAAcaccgtcttcctcctcctcgccgccgccctccccGAATTCAACCCTTCCATGTTCATCACCGCCAACATCGCCACCTCcctcggcttcttcttggggaGCGCCTACCTCACCGGCCAACTGGGGCACCTGATCGGTCCCCGCCGGCGTTTCTGGCTTCTagtcaccaacaccatccaAACCaccctcgtcttcatcgccgccgccctccagTTCGGTAGCTACCACACCAACGCCCCTGGAAAACTCCTCTTCGAGTCCGGCAGCATCGATACCATGGAGGCCGTCACGGGCACGCGAACCCTAGTGTGTATTGCCCTCTTGGCGTCCGCGGCGGGGAGTCAGGTGGTTCTGTCAAGAAGTCTGAACATGACGGAGATTAGCACCGCcatggcgacggcggcgtggGTGGATTTGGTCATTGATAAGCGCTTGATGAGTAGGCCGCTGAAGGAGAATAGGGGGAGGAATAGACGGGTTGCGTTTTTGGTTAGCCTTGCGGTGGGCAGTTTGGTAGGAGCGTGTATTTATCGGTGGGTGGGGAGCGCGGTTGCGGTGACGGTGAGTGGAGGGGGGAAAGCGGTGGTGGGTGGAATGTTTTTGTTTTCgaggggggaaaagagggagagggtggGGGATGTTGAGGGTGGGAAGTTCCTGAGTGGTGGTGcctgtggtggtgatgagaaaAAGAGTGGTAAAGAATGTGTGAATGgcaaggaggcggaggggagtgggagtgggagtgatTCCGAGGCTGAGATGGGTCCGGCCAGTGGAAGGGTGGATGGAAATGTATAA